From a region of the Pan paniscus chromosome 19, NHGRI_mPanPan1-v2.0_pri, whole genome shotgun sequence genome:
- the NBR1 gene encoding next to BRCA1 gene 1 protein isoform X2: MEPQVTLNVTFKNEIQSFLVSDPENTTWADIEAMVKVSFDLNTIQIKYLDEENEEVSINSQGEYEEALKMAVKQGNQLQMQVHEGHHVVDEAPPPVVGAKRLAARAGKKPLAHYSSLVRVLGSDMKTPEDPAVQSFPLVPCDTDQPQDKPPDWFTSYLETFREQVVNETVEKLEQKLHEKLVLQNPSLGSCPSEVSMPTSEETLFLPENQFSWHIACNNCQRRIVGVRYQCSLCPSYNICEDCEAGPYGHDTNHVLLKLRRPVVGSSEPFCHSKYSTPRLPAALEQVRLQKQVDKNFLKAEKQRLRAEKKQRKAEVKELKKQLKLHRKIHLWNSIHGLQSPKSPLGRPESLLQSNTLMLPLQPCTSVMPMLSAAFVDENLPDGTHLQPGTKFIKHWRMKNTGNVKWSADTKLKFMWGNLTLASTEKKDVLVPCLKAGHVGVVSVEFIAPALEGTYTSHWRLSHKGQQFGPRVWCSIIVDPFPSEESPDNIEKGMISSSKTDDLTCQQEETFLLAKEERQLGEVTEQTEGTAACIPQKAKNVASERELYIPSVDLLTAQDLLSFELLDINIVQELERVPHNTPVDMTPCMSPLPHDSPLIEKPGLGQIEEENEGAGFKALPDSMVSVKRKAENIASVEEAEEDLSGTQFVCETVIRSLTLDAAPDHNPPCRQKSLQMTFALPEGPLGNEREEIIHIAEEEAVMEEEEDEEDEEEEDELKDEVQSQSSASSEDYIIILPECFDTSRPLGDSMYSSALSQPGLERGAEGEPGVEAGQEPAEAGERLPGGENQPQEHSISDILTTSQTLETVPLIPEVVELPPSLPRSSPCVHHHGSPGVDLPVTIPEVSSVPDQIRGEPRGSSGLVNSRQKSYDHSRHHHGSSIAGGLVKGALSVAASAYKALFAGPPVTAQPIVSEDQTAALMAHLFEMGFCDRQLNLRLLKKHNYNILQVVTELLQLNNNDWYSQRY; this comes from the exons ATGGAACCACAGGTTACTCtaaatgtgacttttaaaaatgaaattcaaagctTTCTGGTTTCTGATCCAGAAAATACAACTTGGGCTGATATCGAAGCTATG GTAAAAGTTTCATTTGATCTGAATACTATTCAAATAAAATACctggatgaggaaaatgaagag gtATCCATCAACAGTCAAG gAGAATATGAAGAAGCGCTTAAG ATGGCAGTTAAACAGGGAAACCAACTGCAGATGCAAGTCCATGAAGGGCACCATGTCGTTGATGAAGCCCCACCCCCAGTTGTAGGAGCAAAACGACTAGCTGCCAGGGCAGGGAAGAAGCCACTTGCACATTACTCTTCACTGGTGAGAGTCTTGGGATCAGACATGAAGACCCCAGAGGATCCTGCAGTGCAG TCGTTTCCACTTGTTCCATGTGACACAGACCAGCCTCAAGACAAGCCCCCAGACTGGTTCACAAGCTACCTGGAGACG TTCAGAGAACAAGTGGTTAACGAAACGGTTGAGAAGCTTGAACAGAAATTACATGAAAAGCTTGTCCTCCAGAACCCATCCTTGGGTTCTTGTCCCTCAGAAGTCTCAATGCCTACTTCAGAAGAAACATTGTTTTTGCCAGAAAACCAGTTCAGCTGGCATATTGCTTGCAACAACTGCCAAAGAAGGATTGTTGGTGTCCGCTACCAGTGTAG CCTATGCCCATCCTACAATATCTGTGAAGATTGTGAAGCAGGGCCATATGGCCATGACACTAACCACGTCCTGCTGAAGTTGCGGAGACCTGTTGTGGGCTCCTCTGAACCGTTCTGTCACTCAAAGTACTCTACTCCTCGTCTTCCTGCTGCTCTGGAACAAGTCAG GCTCCAGAAACAGGTTGATAAGAACTTTCTTAAAGCAGAAAAGCAAAGGTTGCGAGCTGAGAAGAAACAACGTAAAGCAGAGGTCAAGGAACTTAAAAAGCAGCTTAAACTCCATAGGAAAATTCACCTGTGGAATTCAATCCATGGACTCCAGAGCCCCAAGTCTCCTTTAGGCCGACCTGAGAGCTTGCTCCAGTCTAATACCCTGAT GCTCCCTTTGCAGCCCTGTACCTCCGTTATGCCAATGCTCAGTGCAGCATTTGTGGATGAGAATTTGCCTGATGGGACTCACCTTCAGCCAGGAACCAAGTTTATCAAACACTGGAGGATGAAAAATACAGGAAATGTAAAGTGGAGTGCAGACACAAAG CTCAAGTTCATGTGGGGAAACCTGACTTTGGCTTCCACAGAAAAGAAGGATGTTTTGGTTCCCTGCCTCAAGGCCGGCCATGTGGGAGTTGTATCTGTGGAGTTCATTGCCCCAGCCTTGGAGGGAACGTATACTTCCCATTGGCGTCTTTCTCACAAAGGCCAGCAATTTGGGCCTCGGGTCTGGTGCAGTATCATAGTAGATCCTTTCCCCTCTGAAGAGAGCCCTGATAACATTGAAAAGGGCATGATCAGCTCAAGCAAAACTGATGATCTCACCTGCCAGCAAGAG GAAACTTTTCTTCTGGCTAAAGAAGAAAGACAGCTTGGTGAAGTGACTGAGCAGACAGAAGGGACAGCAGCCTGCATCCCACAGAAGGCAAAAAATGTTGCCAGTGAGAGGGAGCTCTACATCCCATCTGTGGATCTTCTGACTGCCCAG GACCTGCTGTCCTTTGAGCTGTTGGATATAAACATTGTTCAAGAGTTGGAGAGAGTGCCCCACAACACCCCTGTGG ATATGACTCCCTGCATGTCTCCTCTGCCACATGACAGTCCTTTAATAGAGAAGCCAGGCTTGGGGCAGATAGAGGAAGAGAATGAAGGGGCAGGATTTAAAGCACTTCCTG ATTCTATGGTGTCAGTAAAGAGGAAGGCTGAGAACATTGCTTCTGTGGAGGAAGCAGAAGAAGACCTGAGTGGGACCCAGTTTGTGTGTGAGACAGTAATCCGATCCCTTACCTTGGATGCTGCCCCAGACCACAACCCTCCTTGCAGACAGAAGTCCTTGCAGA TGACATTTGCCTTGCCTGAAGGACCACTTGGAAATGAGAGGGAGGAGATTATCCATATCGCAGAGGAAGAAGCTgtcatggaggaggaggaggatgaggaggatgaggaggaggaggatgagctCAAAGATGAAGTTCAAAGTCAGTCCTCTGCTTCCTCAGAGGATTACATCATCATCCTGCCTGAGTGCTTTGATACCAGCCGCCCCCTGGGGGATTCTATGTACAGCTCTGCGCTCTCACAGCCAGGCCTGGAGCGAGGTGCTGAAGGCGAGCCTGGGGTTGAGGCTGGGCAGGAACCAGCTGAGGCTGGGGAGAGACTCCCTGGAGGGGAGAACCAGCCACAGGAGCACAGCATAAGTGACATCCTCACGACCTCACAGACTCTGGAAACAGTGCCCCTAATCCCAGAGGTAGTGGAGCTTCCACCGTCACTGCCCAG GAGCTCTCCTTGTGTACATCATCATGGTTCCCCAGGAGTGGATTTACCAGTTACCATACCAGAAGTTTCTTCAGTCCCTGATCAGATCAGAGGAG AGCCCAGAGGCTCATCAGGACTTGTAAACAGCAGACAGAAGAGCTATGACCACTCAAG GCACCATCATGGGAGCAGCATTGCTGGAGGACTGGTGAAGGGGGCTTTGTCTGTTGCTGCCTCTGCATACAAGGCCCTGTTTGCTGGGCCACCAGTCACTGCACAG